One segment of Glandiceps talaboti chromosome 21, keGlaTala1.1, whole genome shotgun sequence DNA contains the following:
- the LOC144451623 gene encoding D-beta-hydroxybutyrate dehydrogenase-like: protein MLTAPFHLIKLFLPDMKKRGWGRIINTSSSLGKVGLVNACAYVTAKHGLIGLTKTVALETATTGVTCNAICPGFVDTPVFNVPVEKLAASKGITQEEAKSEILSIQPTLKLIDVQPVAETVKFMCSPAADQMTGSALSLDGGWTAQ from the exons ATGTTAACTGCACCATTTCATCTAATCAAACTTTTCCTGCCAGACATGAAGAAACGAG GTTGGGGCAGAATTATCAATACTTCGTCATCTTTGGGTAAAGTAGGACTTGTTAATGCTTGTGCCTATGTCACTGCCAAGCATGGCCTGATTGGACTGACTAAA ACTGTTGCCCTGGAAACAGCAACTACTGGTGTTACCTGCAACGCAATATGCCCTGGTTTTGTCGACACCCCAG TATTTAATGTACCGGTGGAAAAACTTGCAGCTAGTAAAGGTATCACGCAGGAAGAGGCCAAg agTGAGATTCTATCAATACAACCAACATTGAAGTTGATAGATGTTCAGCCG GTTGCAGAAACTGTGAAGTTTATGTGTTCTCCTGCAGCTGATCAAATGACGGGATCGGCATTGTCTTTAGATGGTGGATGGACAGCACAGTGA
- the LOC144451198 gene encoding D-beta-hydroxybutyrate dehydrogenase-like, producing MAASNPRVALVTGSTGAIGLGIAKVFAESGYSIIVTGFGDDQLIESILGELNKLSGAGARYIPADLGKPDEIEELYRKVKEIYPDGIDILINNAGIERHGLIEDFPLSEWNMMVAIMLTAPFHLTKLFLPDMKKKGWGRIVNISSVFGKVGFAEYGAYASVKHGLIGLTKTVALETATTGVTCNAICPASVDTPMVRGALAANAASKGITFEKEMTDYIGKWQPTGKLINIQQVAETVKFMCSPAADQMTGSALSLDGGWTAQ from the exons ATGGCAGCAAGCAACCCCCGTGTAGCCTTGGTAACAGGATCAACCGGTGCGATAGGATTGGGAATCGCCAAAGTCTTTGCAGAGAGTGGATATTCCATTATTGTGACTGGATTTGGTGATGATCAACTAATAGAATCAATCCTCGGTGAACTAAACAA GCTTTCTGGAGCTGGTGCGCGCTATATCCCTGCTGATTTAGGCAAGCCGGACGAAATAGAAGAATTATACAGAAAAGTTAAAGAAATCTACCCAGATGGTATAGATATATTGATAAACAACGCAG GAATTGAACGCCACGGTCTTATTGAAGACTTCCCATTGAGTGAATGGAATATGATGGTCGCCATAATGTTAACTGCACCATTCCATCTAACCAAACTCTTCCTGCCAGACATGAAGAAAAAAG GTTGGGGAAGGATTGTCAATATTTCGTCAGTCTTTGGTAAGGTAGGATTTGCAGAGTACGGTGCCTATGCGTCTGTCAAGCATGGCCTAATTGGACTTACCAAA ACTGTTGCCCTGGAAACAGCAACTACTGGTGTTACCTGCAACGCAATATGCCCTGCTAGTGTCGACACCCCAA TGGTACGCGGAGCATTGGCAGCGAATGCAGCTAGCAAAGGGATCACGTTTGAAAAGGAAATG ACTGATTATATAGGAAAATGGCAACCAACAggaaaattgataaatatacagcag GTTGCAGAAACTGTGAAGTTTATGTGTTCTCCTGCAGCTGATCAAATGACAGGATCAGCATTGTCTTTAGATGGTGGATGGACAGCACAGTGA
- the LOC144451476 gene encoding D-beta-hydroxybutyrate dehydrogenase-like — MAASIPRVALVTGSTSGIGLGIAKVFAESGYSIIVTGFGDDQLIESILGELNKLSEAGAHYVPADLCKPDEIEELYRKVKEIHPNGIDILVNNAGIERHGLIEDFPLSEWNMMVAIMLTAPFHLTKLFLPDMKKKGWGRIVNNSSVFGMVSGSHYCGYTSVKHGLIGLTKTVALETATTGVTCNAICLSCVDTPMVRKSFAENAASKGITYEEQMTDYLTKWQPTAKLIQVWQVAETVKFMCSPAADQMTGSALTLDGGWTAQ, encoded by the exons ATGGCAGCAAGCATTCCCCGTGTAGCCTTGGTAACAGGATCAACCAGTGGGATAGGATTGGGAATCGCCAAAGTCTTTGCAGAGAGTGGATATTCCATTATTGTGACTGGATTTGGTGATGATCAACTAATAGAATCAATCCTCGGTGAACTAAACAA GCTCTCTGAAGCCGGTGCACACTATGTCCCTGCTGATTTATGCAAGCCAGATGAAATAGAAGAATTGTACAGAAAAGTGAAAGAAATCCACCCAAATGGTATAGATATATTGGTGAACAACGCAG GAATTGAACGCCACGGTCTTATTGAAGACTTCCCATTGAGTGAATGGAATATGATGGTCGCCATAATGTTAACTGCACCATTCCATCTAACCAAACTCTTCCTGCCAGACATGAAGAAAAAAG GTTGGGGAAGGATTGTCAATAATTCGTCAGTCTTTGGTATGGTATCAGGTTCTCACTACTGTGGCTATACGTCTGTCAAACATGGCCTAATTGGACTTACCAAA ACTGTTGCCCTGGAAACAGCAACTACTGGTGTTACCTGCAATGCAATATGCCTTAGTTGTGTTGACACCCCAA TGGTACGCAAATCATTTGCAGAGAATGCAGCTAGCAAAGGGATCACGTATGAAGAACAAATG ACTGATTATCTAACAAAATGGCAACCAACAGCAAAATTGATACAAGTATggcag GTTGCAGAAACTGTGAAGTTTATGTGTTCACCAGCAGCTGATCAAATGACGGGATCGGCATTGACTTTAGATGGTGGATGGACAGCACAGTGA